A DNA window from Lepidochelys kempii isolate rLepKem1 chromosome 9, rLepKem1.hap2, whole genome shotgun sequence contains the following coding sequences:
- the MORC4 gene encoding MORC family CW-type zinc finger protein 4 isoform X1, whose product MARRLNTEQGIRLSAMSPRYLQSNSTSHTRPFGAMAELLDNASDPGVTAKLLCIDVVEIKGELCLTFTDNGAGMTPHKLHRMLSFGFTDKAVKKNHPSIGVYGNGFKSGSMRLGKDAIVFTKNGGALSVGLLSQTYLERVHAQAVVVPVIPFNQQNKKMIVTEDSAPSLEAILKHTLFSTEEELLAQFDAIPGKKGTRILIWNIRRNKDGKPELDFVTDQYDIRISDFSMEESENAGRKVPPRLEKVQESSAPETEYSLRAYCSILYLKPRMQIVLRQKKVKTQLISKSLANIEYDVYRPTSTNKRVKITFGFNCKNNSHFGIMMYHNNRLIKSYEKVGCQMKGDGMGVIGVIQCNFLKPAHNKQDFEESKEYRRTITALGQKLNTYWKAKMAQMNLGSSSTANMIAGRPDQTWVQCEECLKWRKLPDKVDPASLPEKWFCHLHPHPKYKSCSAPEEQEPSDEEMSPSYDRKSRKQEQTADRKRRRSSSSLENLEHQVLSTTPEPCPAHNNSVTSVAKREPTEEGPVGIAGSLTPPPALDKISAVYLTTGPLEQNIPQTASKHKLSMEEEPLEKRKRYQERIDPSPPDLTSPSPRTSFERDSSAEADQDQECSESDKDDESVEDSIDSHLVREPLDALSGTNQAGDASHNGGLCPTKETQASLSHLEGEQKETAVVQVELEEEMPALISESQAADRNVCVNTCGNVEEMDKRPFVAVVGISKAAADGEAPIQLIPFGWEERLDKAKVEKARSHNDPPPDGDKGGGDLQVPKTTNQRDMVEQAELRQIAENFSVELKRVSAERDLLQGKVEELEQEKCHLETDFLKSQQELATLRAQETEGLYWSKKHMGYRQAELQELKAQLERTIEEKTELKERLKETEMHLEVLREAHVSCRSPERGDLKSTMEKLKNLRRNVSQLLSLVLPHLELQDVNYESDQIDEILQTVLETNRMSE is encoded by the exons ACAATGCCTCAGATCCCGGTGTGACAGCTAAGCTTCTTTGCATTGATGTTGTGGAGATCAAGGGGGAGCTTTGTTTGACTTTCACAGATAATGGTGCTGGAATGACACCTCACAAACTTCACCGTATGCTCAG CTTTGGCTTCACGGACAAGGCAGTGAAGAAGAACCACCCATCCATTGGAGTGTATGGTAATGGTTTCAAGTCAGGCTCCATGCGTCTGGGAAAGGATGCCATTGTCTTCACCAAGAATGGAGGTGCACTCAGCGTGGGGCTCCTTTCGCAGACCTATTTGGAACGTGTCCATGCTCAGGCTGTTGTTGTTCCAGTGATACCATTCAACCAGCAAAACAA GAAAATGATTGTTACGGAAGACTCTGCACCCAGCCTCGAGGCCATCCTGAAACATACGCTCTTCAGTACTGAGGAGGAGTTGCTGGCCCAATTTGATGCCATTCCAGGCAAAAAGGGCACACGGATCCTCATCTGGAACATCCGCAG AAATAAAGATGGGAAGCCTGAATTGGACTTTGTTACAGACCAGTATGACATTCGGATATCAGACTTCAGCATGGAGGAATCAGAAAATGCCGGGAGGAAGGTTCCTCCTCGCCTTGAGAAGGTTCAAGAGTCCTCTGCACCAGAAACGGAGTACTCCTTACGG gcATACTGCAGTATCTTGTACCTGAAGCCCCGCATGCAGATTGTTCTGCGACAGAAGAAAGTGAAGACTCAGCTGATCTCCAAGAGCTTGGCCAATATTGAATATGATGTATACAGACCTACCTCCACA AACAAGAGGGTGAAGATCACCTTTGGGTTTAATTGCAAGAACAATAGTCACTTCGGGATCATGATGTATCACAACAACCGACTCATCAAGTCCTACGAGAAGGTGGGCTGCCAAATGAAG GGGGATGGCATGGGCGTGATTGGGGTGATCCAATGTAACTTCTTGAAACCAGCACACAACAAACAGGACTTTGAAGAAAGCAAGGAATACCG ACGGACAATTACTGCCCTGGGACAGAAACTCAACACTTACTGGAAGGCGAAGATGGCACAGATGAACTTGGGTAGTTCCAGTACCGCCAACATGATAGC AGGGAGACCAGACCAGACTTGGGTGCAGTGTGAGGAGTGTCTGAAATGGAGGAAGCTCCCTGACAAGGTTGATCCTGCATCATTACCTGAGAAGTGGTTCTGTcatctccatccccaccccaaataCAA AAGCTGCTCAGCACCTGAGGAGCAGGAGCCCAGTGATGAGGAGATGAGCCCCAGCTATGACCGAAAATCCAGGAAACA AGAACAGACCGCAGATAGAAAGAGGAGGAGGTCGTCGTCATCTTTGGAGAACCTGGAACACCAG GTATTATCCACTACTCCAGAGCCCTGTCCTGCTCACAATAACAGTGTAACAAGTGTGGCAAAGCGAGAGCCCACAGAAGAGGGGCCTGTTGGGATTGCTGGCTCTctcactcctccccctgctcTTGACAAGATCAGTGCTGTCTATCTGACCACTGGGCCTTTGGAGCAAAATATACCACAGACAGCAAG CAAGCACAAGCTATCTATGGAAGAAGAGCCGCTGGAAAAGCGGAAGCGATATCAGGAGCGGATAGACCCATCCCCCCCAGATCTGACCAGTCCCAGCCCCCGCACTTCTTTTGAAAGGGACAGCTCTGCTGAAGCAGACCAGGACCAGGAATGCAGCGAGTCTGACAAGGATGATGAGAGTGTAGAGGACAGCATAGACTCCCACCTAGTCAGAGAACCTCTGGATGCACTCAGTGGCACCAACCAAGCTGGGGATGCTTCACACAATGGGGGTCTCTGTCCTACCAAAGAGACTCAAGCAAGTCTCAGTCACTTAGAAGGAGAGCAAAAGGAGACTGCAGTGGTTCAGGTGGAACTGGAAGAGGAAATGCCGGCCTTAATATCAGAAAGCCAGGCAGCAGATAGGAATGTCTGTGTAAATACCTGTGGGAACGTAGAGGAGATGGACAAGAGGCCCTTCGTGGCTGTTGTTGGTATTTCAAAGGCTGCTGCGGATGGTGAAGCCCCCATTCAGCTAATCCCTTTTGGGTGGGAGGAGAGACTTGATAAAGCAAAGGTTGAGAAGGCCCGGAGCCACAACGATCCTCCCCCTGATGGGGACAAAGGAGGAGGAGACTTGCAGGTACCAAAGACCACAAATCAGAGGGATATGGTGGAGCAAGCGGAGCTGAGACAAATTGCAGAGAATTTCTCGGTGGAGCTGAAGAGGGTCTCAGCGGAACGAGATTTGCTCCAGGGCAAG GTGGAAGAACTAGAGCAGGAGAAGTGCCACCTGGAGACAGATTTCTTGAAAAGCCAACAGGAGTTGGCAACGCTCAGGGCTCAGGAAACCGAAGGCTTGTACTGGAGCAAGAAACACATGGGTTACCGCCAGGCTGAACTGCAAGAGCTGAAGGCTCAGCTGGAGAGGACCATAGAGGAAAAGACCGAGCTGAAGGAGAGGCTCAAGGAGACAGAGATGCACCTGGAGGTGCTTAGGGAGGCGCATGTCTCCTGCAGGAGCCCAGAGAGGGGAGACTTGAAAAG CACTATGGAGAAGCTGAAGAACCTGCGTAGGAATGTCAGCCAGCTCCTCTCGCTGGTTCTCCCTCACCTTGAACTGCAGGATGTTAACTATGAGTCAGACCAGATTGATGAGATCTTGCAGACGGTGTTGGAGACTAACAGGATGTCAGAGTAG
- the MORC4 gene encoding MORC family CW-type zinc finger protein 4 isoform X4, with translation MIVTEDSAPSLEAILKHTLFSTEEELLAQFDAIPGKKGTRILIWNIRRNKDGKPELDFVTDQYDIRISDFSMEESENAGRKVPPRLEKVQESSAPETEYSLRAYCSILYLKPRMQIVLRQKKVKTQLISKSLANIEYDVYRPTSTNKRVKITFGFNCKNNSHFGIMMYHNNRLIKSYEKVGCQMKGDGMGVIGVIQCNFLKPAHNKQDFEESKEYRRTITALGQKLNTYWKAKMAQMNLGSSSTANMIAGRPDQTWVQCEECLKWRKLPDKVDPASLPEKWFCHLHPHPKYKSCSAPEEQEPSDEEMSPSYDRKSRKQEQTADRKRRRSSSSLENLEHQVLSTTPEPCPAHNNSVTSVAKREPTEEGPVGIAGSLTPPPALDKISAVYLTTGPLEQNIPQTASKHKLSMEEEPLEKRKRYQERIDPSPPDLTSPSPRTSFERDSSAEADQDQECSESDKDDESVEDSIDSHLVREPLDALSGTNQAGDASHNGGLCPTKETQASLSHLEGEQKETAVVQVELEEEMPALISESQAADRNVCVNTCGNVEEMDKRPFVAVVGISKAAADGEAPIQLIPFGWEERLDKAKVEKARSHNDPPPDGDKGGGDLQVPKTTNQRDMVEQAELRQIAENFSVELKRVSAERDLLQGKVEELEQEKCHLETDFLKSQQELATLRAQETEGLYWSKKHMGYRQAELQELKAQLERTIEEKTELKERLKETEMHLEVLREAHVSCRSPERGDLKSTMEKLKNLRRNVSQLLSLVLPHLELQDVNYESDQIDEILQTVLETNRMSE, from the exons ATGATTGTTACGGAAGACTCTGCACCCAGCCTCGAGGCCATCCTGAAACATACGCTCTTCAGTACTGAGGAGGAGTTGCTGGCCCAATTTGATGCCATTCCAGGCAAAAAGGGCACACGGATCCTCATCTGGAACATCCGCAG AAATAAAGATGGGAAGCCTGAATTGGACTTTGTTACAGACCAGTATGACATTCGGATATCAGACTTCAGCATGGAGGAATCAGAAAATGCCGGGAGGAAGGTTCCTCCTCGCCTTGAGAAGGTTCAAGAGTCCTCTGCACCAGAAACGGAGTACTCCTTACGG gcATACTGCAGTATCTTGTACCTGAAGCCCCGCATGCAGATTGTTCTGCGACAGAAGAAAGTGAAGACTCAGCTGATCTCCAAGAGCTTGGCCAATATTGAATATGATGTATACAGACCTACCTCCACA AACAAGAGGGTGAAGATCACCTTTGGGTTTAATTGCAAGAACAATAGTCACTTCGGGATCATGATGTATCACAACAACCGACTCATCAAGTCCTACGAGAAGGTGGGCTGCCAAATGAAG GGGGATGGCATGGGCGTGATTGGGGTGATCCAATGTAACTTCTTGAAACCAGCACACAACAAACAGGACTTTGAAGAAAGCAAGGAATACCG ACGGACAATTACTGCCCTGGGACAGAAACTCAACACTTACTGGAAGGCGAAGATGGCACAGATGAACTTGGGTAGTTCCAGTACCGCCAACATGATAGC AGGGAGACCAGACCAGACTTGGGTGCAGTGTGAGGAGTGTCTGAAATGGAGGAAGCTCCCTGACAAGGTTGATCCTGCATCATTACCTGAGAAGTGGTTCTGTcatctccatccccaccccaaataCAA AAGCTGCTCAGCACCTGAGGAGCAGGAGCCCAGTGATGAGGAGATGAGCCCCAGCTATGACCGAAAATCCAGGAAACA AGAACAGACCGCAGATAGAAAGAGGAGGAGGTCGTCGTCATCTTTGGAGAACCTGGAACACCAG GTATTATCCACTACTCCAGAGCCCTGTCCTGCTCACAATAACAGTGTAACAAGTGTGGCAAAGCGAGAGCCCACAGAAGAGGGGCCTGTTGGGATTGCTGGCTCTctcactcctccccctgctcTTGACAAGATCAGTGCTGTCTATCTGACCACTGGGCCTTTGGAGCAAAATATACCACAGACAGCAAG CAAGCACAAGCTATCTATGGAAGAAGAGCCGCTGGAAAAGCGGAAGCGATATCAGGAGCGGATAGACCCATCCCCCCCAGATCTGACCAGTCCCAGCCCCCGCACTTCTTTTGAAAGGGACAGCTCTGCTGAAGCAGACCAGGACCAGGAATGCAGCGAGTCTGACAAGGATGATGAGAGTGTAGAGGACAGCATAGACTCCCACCTAGTCAGAGAACCTCTGGATGCACTCAGTGGCACCAACCAAGCTGGGGATGCTTCACACAATGGGGGTCTCTGTCCTACCAAAGAGACTCAAGCAAGTCTCAGTCACTTAGAAGGAGAGCAAAAGGAGACTGCAGTGGTTCAGGTGGAACTGGAAGAGGAAATGCCGGCCTTAATATCAGAAAGCCAGGCAGCAGATAGGAATGTCTGTGTAAATACCTGTGGGAACGTAGAGGAGATGGACAAGAGGCCCTTCGTGGCTGTTGTTGGTATTTCAAAGGCTGCTGCGGATGGTGAAGCCCCCATTCAGCTAATCCCTTTTGGGTGGGAGGAGAGACTTGATAAAGCAAAGGTTGAGAAGGCCCGGAGCCACAACGATCCTCCCCCTGATGGGGACAAAGGAGGAGGAGACTTGCAGGTACCAAAGACCACAAATCAGAGGGATATGGTGGAGCAAGCGGAGCTGAGACAAATTGCAGAGAATTTCTCGGTGGAGCTGAAGAGGGTCTCAGCGGAACGAGATTTGCTCCAGGGCAAG GTGGAAGAACTAGAGCAGGAGAAGTGCCACCTGGAGACAGATTTCTTGAAAAGCCAACAGGAGTTGGCAACGCTCAGGGCTCAGGAAACCGAAGGCTTGTACTGGAGCAAGAAACACATGGGTTACCGCCAGGCTGAACTGCAAGAGCTGAAGGCTCAGCTGGAGAGGACCATAGAGGAAAAGACCGAGCTGAAGGAGAGGCTCAAGGAGACAGAGATGCACCTGGAGGTGCTTAGGGAGGCGCATGTCTCCTGCAGGAGCCCAGAGAGGGGAGACTTGAAAAG CACTATGGAGAAGCTGAAGAACCTGCGTAGGAATGTCAGCCAGCTCCTCTCGCTGGTTCTCCCTCACCTTGAACTGCAGGATGTTAACTATGAGTCAGACCAGATTGATGAGATCTTGCAGACGGTGTTGGAGACTAACAGGATGTCAGAGTAG
- the MORC4 gene encoding MORC family CW-type zinc finger protein 4 isoform X3: protein MRLGKDAIVFTKNGGALSVGLLSQTYLERVHAQAVVVPVIPFNQQNKKMIVTEDSAPSLEAILKHTLFSTEEELLAQFDAIPGKKGTRILIWNIRRNKDGKPELDFVTDQYDIRISDFSMEESENAGRKVPPRLEKVQESSAPETEYSLRAYCSILYLKPRMQIVLRQKKVKTQLISKSLANIEYDVYRPTSTNKRVKITFGFNCKNNSHFGIMMYHNNRLIKSYEKVGCQMKGDGMGVIGVIQCNFLKPAHNKQDFEESKEYRRTITALGQKLNTYWKAKMAQMNLGSSSTANMIAGRPDQTWVQCEECLKWRKLPDKVDPASLPEKWFCHLHPHPKYKSCSAPEEQEPSDEEMSPSYDRKSRKQEQTADRKRRRSSSSLENLEHQVLSTTPEPCPAHNNSVTSVAKREPTEEGPVGIAGSLTPPPALDKISAVYLTTGPLEQNIPQTASKHKLSMEEEPLEKRKRYQERIDPSPPDLTSPSPRTSFERDSSAEADQDQECSESDKDDESVEDSIDSHLVREPLDALSGTNQAGDASHNGGLCPTKETQASLSHLEGEQKETAVVQVELEEEMPALISESQAADRNVCVNTCGNVEEMDKRPFVAVVGISKAAADGEAPIQLIPFGWEERLDKAKVEKARSHNDPPPDGDKGGGDLQVPKTTNQRDMVEQAELRQIAENFSVELKRVSAERDLLQGKVEELEQEKCHLETDFLKSQQELATLRAQETEGLYWSKKHMGYRQAELQELKAQLERTIEEKTELKERLKETEMHLEVLREAHVSCRSPERGDLKSTMEKLKNLRRNVSQLLSLVLPHLELQDVNYESDQIDEILQTVLETNRMSE from the exons ATGCGTCTGGGAAAGGATGCCATTGTCTTCACCAAGAATGGAGGTGCACTCAGCGTGGGGCTCCTTTCGCAGACCTATTTGGAACGTGTCCATGCTCAGGCTGTTGTTGTTCCAGTGATACCATTCAACCAGCAAAACAA GAAAATGATTGTTACGGAAGACTCTGCACCCAGCCTCGAGGCCATCCTGAAACATACGCTCTTCAGTACTGAGGAGGAGTTGCTGGCCCAATTTGATGCCATTCCAGGCAAAAAGGGCACACGGATCCTCATCTGGAACATCCGCAG AAATAAAGATGGGAAGCCTGAATTGGACTTTGTTACAGACCAGTATGACATTCGGATATCAGACTTCAGCATGGAGGAATCAGAAAATGCCGGGAGGAAGGTTCCTCCTCGCCTTGAGAAGGTTCAAGAGTCCTCTGCACCAGAAACGGAGTACTCCTTACGG gcATACTGCAGTATCTTGTACCTGAAGCCCCGCATGCAGATTGTTCTGCGACAGAAGAAAGTGAAGACTCAGCTGATCTCCAAGAGCTTGGCCAATATTGAATATGATGTATACAGACCTACCTCCACA AACAAGAGGGTGAAGATCACCTTTGGGTTTAATTGCAAGAACAATAGTCACTTCGGGATCATGATGTATCACAACAACCGACTCATCAAGTCCTACGAGAAGGTGGGCTGCCAAATGAAG GGGGATGGCATGGGCGTGATTGGGGTGATCCAATGTAACTTCTTGAAACCAGCACACAACAAACAGGACTTTGAAGAAAGCAAGGAATACCG ACGGACAATTACTGCCCTGGGACAGAAACTCAACACTTACTGGAAGGCGAAGATGGCACAGATGAACTTGGGTAGTTCCAGTACCGCCAACATGATAGC AGGGAGACCAGACCAGACTTGGGTGCAGTGTGAGGAGTGTCTGAAATGGAGGAAGCTCCCTGACAAGGTTGATCCTGCATCATTACCTGAGAAGTGGTTCTGTcatctccatccccaccccaaataCAA AAGCTGCTCAGCACCTGAGGAGCAGGAGCCCAGTGATGAGGAGATGAGCCCCAGCTATGACCGAAAATCCAGGAAACA AGAACAGACCGCAGATAGAAAGAGGAGGAGGTCGTCGTCATCTTTGGAGAACCTGGAACACCAG GTATTATCCACTACTCCAGAGCCCTGTCCTGCTCACAATAACAGTGTAACAAGTGTGGCAAAGCGAGAGCCCACAGAAGAGGGGCCTGTTGGGATTGCTGGCTCTctcactcctccccctgctcTTGACAAGATCAGTGCTGTCTATCTGACCACTGGGCCTTTGGAGCAAAATATACCACAGACAGCAAG CAAGCACAAGCTATCTATGGAAGAAGAGCCGCTGGAAAAGCGGAAGCGATATCAGGAGCGGATAGACCCATCCCCCCCAGATCTGACCAGTCCCAGCCCCCGCACTTCTTTTGAAAGGGACAGCTCTGCTGAAGCAGACCAGGACCAGGAATGCAGCGAGTCTGACAAGGATGATGAGAGTGTAGAGGACAGCATAGACTCCCACCTAGTCAGAGAACCTCTGGATGCACTCAGTGGCACCAACCAAGCTGGGGATGCTTCACACAATGGGGGTCTCTGTCCTACCAAAGAGACTCAAGCAAGTCTCAGTCACTTAGAAGGAGAGCAAAAGGAGACTGCAGTGGTTCAGGTGGAACTGGAAGAGGAAATGCCGGCCTTAATATCAGAAAGCCAGGCAGCAGATAGGAATGTCTGTGTAAATACCTGTGGGAACGTAGAGGAGATGGACAAGAGGCCCTTCGTGGCTGTTGTTGGTATTTCAAAGGCTGCTGCGGATGGTGAAGCCCCCATTCAGCTAATCCCTTTTGGGTGGGAGGAGAGACTTGATAAAGCAAAGGTTGAGAAGGCCCGGAGCCACAACGATCCTCCCCCTGATGGGGACAAAGGAGGAGGAGACTTGCAGGTACCAAAGACCACAAATCAGAGGGATATGGTGGAGCAAGCGGAGCTGAGACAAATTGCAGAGAATTTCTCGGTGGAGCTGAAGAGGGTCTCAGCGGAACGAGATTTGCTCCAGGGCAAG GTGGAAGAACTAGAGCAGGAGAAGTGCCACCTGGAGACAGATTTCTTGAAAAGCCAACAGGAGTTGGCAACGCTCAGGGCTCAGGAAACCGAAGGCTTGTACTGGAGCAAGAAACACATGGGTTACCGCCAGGCTGAACTGCAAGAGCTGAAGGCTCAGCTGGAGAGGACCATAGAGGAAAAGACCGAGCTGAAGGAGAGGCTCAAGGAGACAGAGATGCACCTGGAGGTGCTTAGGGAGGCGCATGTCTCCTGCAGGAGCCCAGAGAGGGGAGACTTGAAAAG CACTATGGAGAAGCTGAAGAACCTGCGTAGGAATGTCAGCCAGCTCCTCTCGCTGGTTCTCCCTCACCTTGAACTGCAGGATGTTAACTATGAGTCAGACCAGATTGATGAGATCTTGCAGACGGTGTTGGAGACTAACAGGATGTCAGAGTAG
- the MORC4 gene encoding MORC family CW-type zinc finger protein 4 isoform X2, with protein sequence MARRLNTEQGIRLSAMSPRYLQSNSTSHTRPFGAMAELLDNASDPGVTAKLLCIDVVEIKGELCLTFTDNGAGMTPHKLHRMLSFGFTDKAVKKNHPSIGVYGNGFKSGSMRLGKDAIVFTKNGGALSVGLLSQTYLERVHAQAVVVPVIPFNQQNKKMIVTEDSAPSLEAILKHTLFSTEEELLAQFDAIPGKKGTRILIWNIRRNKDGKPELDFVTDQYDIRISDFSMEESENAGRKVPPRLEKVQESSAPETEYSLRAYCSILYLKPRMQIVLRQKKVKTQLISKSLANIEYDVYRPTSTNKRVKITFGFNCKNNSHFGIMMYHNNRLIKSYEKVGCQMKGDGMGVIGVIQCNFLKPAHNKQDFEESKEYRRTITALGQKLNTYWKAKMAQMNLGSSSTANMIAGRPDQTWVQCEECLKWRKLPDKVDPASLPEKWFCHLHPHPKYKSCSAPEEQEPSDEEMSPSYDRKSRKHKHKLSMEEEPLEKRKRYQERIDPSPPDLTSPSPRTSFERDSSAEADQDQECSESDKDDESVEDSIDSHLVREPLDALSGTNQAGDASHNGGLCPTKETQASLSHLEGEQKETAVVQVELEEEMPALISESQAADRNVCVNTCGNVEEMDKRPFVAVVGISKAAADGEAPIQLIPFGWEERLDKAKVEKARSHNDPPPDGDKGGGDLQVPKTTNQRDMVEQAELRQIAENFSVELKRVSAERDLLQGKVEELEQEKCHLETDFLKSQQELATLRAQETEGLYWSKKHMGYRQAELQELKAQLERTIEEKTELKERLKETEMHLEVLREAHVSCRSPERGDLKSTMEKLKNLRRNVSQLLSLVLPHLELQDVNYESDQIDEILQTVLETNRMSE encoded by the exons ACAATGCCTCAGATCCCGGTGTGACAGCTAAGCTTCTTTGCATTGATGTTGTGGAGATCAAGGGGGAGCTTTGTTTGACTTTCACAGATAATGGTGCTGGAATGACACCTCACAAACTTCACCGTATGCTCAG CTTTGGCTTCACGGACAAGGCAGTGAAGAAGAACCACCCATCCATTGGAGTGTATGGTAATGGTTTCAAGTCAGGCTCCATGCGTCTGGGAAAGGATGCCATTGTCTTCACCAAGAATGGAGGTGCACTCAGCGTGGGGCTCCTTTCGCAGACCTATTTGGAACGTGTCCATGCTCAGGCTGTTGTTGTTCCAGTGATACCATTCAACCAGCAAAACAA GAAAATGATTGTTACGGAAGACTCTGCACCCAGCCTCGAGGCCATCCTGAAACATACGCTCTTCAGTACTGAGGAGGAGTTGCTGGCCCAATTTGATGCCATTCCAGGCAAAAAGGGCACACGGATCCTCATCTGGAACATCCGCAG AAATAAAGATGGGAAGCCTGAATTGGACTTTGTTACAGACCAGTATGACATTCGGATATCAGACTTCAGCATGGAGGAATCAGAAAATGCCGGGAGGAAGGTTCCTCCTCGCCTTGAGAAGGTTCAAGAGTCCTCTGCACCAGAAACGGAGTACTCCTTACGG gcATACTGCAGTATCTTGTACCTGAAGCCCCGCATGCAGATTGTTCTGCGACAGAAGAAAGTGAAGACTCAGCTGATCTCCAAGAGCTTGGCCAATATTGAATATGATGTATACAGACCTACCTCCACA AACAAGAGGGTGAAGATCACCTTTGGGTTTAATTGCAAGAACAATAGTCACTTCGGGATCATGATGTATCACAACAACCGACTCATCAAGTCCTACGAGAAGGTGGGCTGCCAAATGAAG GGGGATGGCATGGGCGTGATTGGGGTGATCCAATGTAACTTCTTGAAACCAGCACACAACAAACAGGACTTTGAAGAAAGCAAGGAATACCG ACGGACAATTACTGCCCTGGGACAGAAACTCAACACTTACTGGAAGGCGAAGATGGCACAGATGAACTTGGGTAGTTCCAGTACCGCCAACATGATAGC AGGGAGACCAGACCAGACTTGGGTGCAGTGTGAGGAGTGTCTGAAATGGAGGAAGCTCCCTGACAAGGTTGATCCTGCATCATTACCTGAGAAGTGGTTCTGTcatctccatccccaccccaaataCAA AAGCTGCTCAGCACCTGAGGAGCAGGAGCCCAGTGATGAGGAGATGAGCCCCAGCTATGACCGAAAATCCAGGAAACA CAAGCACAAGCTATCTATGGAAGAAGAGCCGCTGGAAAAGCGGAAGCGATATCAGGAGCGGATAGACCCATCCCCCCCAGATCTGACCAGTCCCAGCCCCCGCACTTCTTTTGAAAGGGACAGCTCTGCTGAAGCAGACCAGGACCAGGAATGCAGCGAGTCTGACAAGGATGATGAGAGTGTAGAGGACAGCATAGACTCCCACCTAGTCAGAGAACCTCTGGATGCACTCAGTGGCACCAACCAAGCTGGGGATGCTTCACACAATGGGGGTCTCTGTCCTACCAAAGAGACTCAAGCAAGTCTCAGTCACTTAGAAGGAGAGCAAAAGGAGACTGCAGTGGTTCAGGTGGAACTGGAAGAGGAAATGCCGGCCTTAATATCAGAAAGCCAGGCAGCAGATAGGAATGTCTGTGTAAATACCTGTGGGAACGTAGAGGAGATGGACAAGAGGCCCTTCGTGGCTGTTGTTGGTATTTCAAAGGCTGCTGCGGATGGTGAAGCCCCCATTCAGCTAATCCCTTTTGGGTGGGAGGAGAGACTTGATAAAGCAAAGGTTGAGAAGGCCCGGAGCCACAACGATCCTCCCCCTGATGGGGACAAAGGAGGAGGAGACTTGCAGGTACCAAAGACCACAAATCAGAGGGATATGGTGGAGCAAGCGGAGCTGAGACAAATTGCAGAGAATTTCTCGGTGGAGCTGAAGAGGGTCTCAGCGGAACGAGATTTGCTCCAGGGCAAG GTGGAAGAACTAGAGCAGGAGAAGTGCCACCTGGAGACAGATTTCTTGAAAAGCCAACAGGAGTTGGCAACGCTCAGGGCTCAGGAAACCGAAGGCTTGTACTGGAGCAAGAAACACATGGGTTACCGCCAGGCTGAACTGCAAGAGCTGAAGGCTCAGCTGGAGAGGACCATAGAGGAAAAGACCGAGCTGAAGGAGAGGCTCAAGGAGACAGAGATGCACCTGGAGGTGCTTAGGGAGGCGCATGTCTCCTGCAGGAGCCCAGAGAGGGGAGACTTGAAAAG CACTATGGAGAAGCTGAAGAACCTGCGTAGGAATGTCAGCCAGCTCCTCTCGCTGGTTCTCCCTCACCTTGAACTGCAGGATGTTAACTATGAGTCAGACCAGATTGATGAGATCTTGCAGACGGTGTTGGAGACTAACAGGATGTCAGAGTAG